The sequence below is a genomic window from Lolium perenne isolate Kyuss_39 chromosome 7, Kyuss_2.0, whole genome shotgun sequence.
tatttttacttgtccgaggtttgatcatcggtatctctataccttattcaacctcgtctcctgacaagtactctttactcgtaccacggtaagtggtctcttatgaaccattcatatgcttgcaagctattagacaacattccaccgagagggcccagagtatatctatccgtcatcgggatggacaaatcccactgttgatccatatgcctcaactcatactttccggatacttaatcccacctttataaccacccatttacgcagtggcgtttgatgtaatcaaagtacctttccggtatatgtgatttacatgatctcatggtcgaaaggactaggtaactatgtatcgaaagcttatagcaaataacttaatgacgtgatcttatgctacgcttaattgggtgtgtccattacatcattcatataatgacataaccttgttattaataacatccaatgtttatgatcatgaaactatgatcatctattaatcaacaagctagttaagaggcttactagggactcattgttgtttacataacacacatgtatcacaatgtttcggttaatacaattatagcatggtatataaaaatttatcataaacataaagatatataataaccacttttattatttcctcttgggcatatctccaacagaatcCATATCGTCGACTTAGgctcataggcgacgaaaaataccccttatccAACAAAATTTTGACGTTGTTGataagaacttttcttgtagtgttagttCATATTTCATTTTGAATATTCCTATGTGATCAAGTATTACCCAAAGATAAGCAAACCCTAATTTGTTAAATTAATATTATCACCATTAATCATAATTGATTCGTATCACACCAGTTTAATCAACTAAGGTAGAAACCATGGGTACTTATTTATTATATGTGCCCGTTCTTAACTAAACCATGCAAGCCCAAGATGTTTATGAACTCAATTTTGTTAAGATTTATCTAACTCAAATAGAAACCATGGTATAACCCAGAAGTCAAAAACTCTTGTTTGAAGTACTTCTTACTTAATAagaaacatgttcttcaaaagttattcttttgaagtaaataacaagtaatcattaaccatgtcttATAGGACTCAAAGCTGACAACTGCTCCTTACATATTAGGATTATGCCAACTACTATTCCTTTTGTGCTAATATATTTATGTACTCTATTACATCACTTGTATATTATATCAATATACCCAAACCCTAATAGACCTTGTTTGTGaaaccactctaaaagtgcaacacaacaTGGAGAACTCATTACAACTCACTTATAGGAACCCCAATAGGAGAACTTTTGTGTAATGAGTTCTCCATAGAttacacaccgttggggaaccccaataggaaggtatgattagcacagtagcaagttttcctcggtaagaaaccaaggtttaatcgaccagtaggagaaagacgtgGCTTATGAAGGTGTtactagctgacttgtggcagggtgcattaccagcgtcagcaacaacgtggagcctgcacacaacacaaccaaaatactttgccccaacttacagtgaggttgttaatctcaccggttctgctgaaaacaaaggaattaaccgtatagtgtggaaagagatatttgtttgcagtggaattaaagagaacaatgcttgcagcaagtaaacataacaagatgactttatcagtgtaaaggaaaggaccggggtccacagttcactagaggtgtctctccataaagataaataacatgttggatgaacaaattatagctgggcaattgacataataaagaccatacatgacaagatgattactatgagatttgtttgggcattacaacataatacatagaccgtaatccaactgtgtctatgactaataatccaccttccggttatcgtccgaacccgttccactattaagttgcaaacaacagattatcgcattaagcaatgtgtgtacagTAAACAGTAGAATTAcccttagataaagcattgttgttttctccctagtagcaacaacacatctataatattagaagttattgtcactcttctagaaaactagaggcgtgaacccactatcgagcataaatactccctcttggagttacaagcatttacttggccaaagcatctactagcaacgaagagcatgcaagatcataaataacatatgccaagtatataatcgacctcaacatagtattcaaattcatcggatcctagcaaacacaagatgtagcattacataaagatgatcttgatcatgataggcagctcacaagatctaaacatgaagcataaattggagaagacaaccatctgggtactgctatggacccgtagtccagatatgaactactcacgcatcacttcggatgcaggcatggcgatgtagatgcctctggtgatgatctccctttccggcagggtgccgggaagagctttagAACCATCCCAagctagggtcggcgatggcggccgcgacgaaagttttcgtggatggaggctcgggtatttaggtttttcccgaggtcGTGAATAAATTGGCGGAAGGGTGAGGTCGACAGCTgcctgaggggcccacaccaccccatggcgcaGCCAGGGGCTGGGCCACACCAAGGGCTGGTGTGCCTGCCCTGTAGCACCTCTTCAtatctcctctggactccgtcttcgttacggtaaagtaAGAACTTCAGCTTTTGCTTCGTCCAATTCCAAAAATATTTCCTatgcaacttttctgaaatacaaaacaacaaaaaatagggaactggcactatggcatcttgtcaataggttagtgccaaaaaaatgtataaaagtgcaacgaagtgtaagtaaaacatatataaattggtgtaaaacaagcatggagcatcaaaaattatagatacttttgcaacgtatcacttaccaatcctaaatcatcggggttaggttaagcttagagcgattgcatttcatattatgcattatagcatccttGCAAATTCTTAATacgttgtccttaccggacgatgatgatatttcagaatttggagttactctGTAtcaaagcttttgcctgcataatcttgcagtcaagaaaggcaagtttactctggctcatgccatttgattatttttatcaaattacttgcaaggtactatacttatcactcctgcattgaaaagaaaaggcttactttcacaattatgaatatgacaagGTGGTGGGTAATAGAACCATGGTTTTAgctgatggtggaggttccattccaACTGGGAAAGAATTcacctaggattaacaacaaatatcGTCTAGTGATTCTATTGTCATATATTATGTGTTAataataagatctataatggctctggagaaGCCAGCTGTGCCTTTTTCCTTTCGCATATCAACAGACACTAGGCCTTGTTGCGAGTCTAGAGAGGCCCAGcagttgggaaatcctttaaagCCCCATCTGGCAGGATGACTGGTCATTAGTGTCTACAATGGATTATACGATATGGCTCGTGATTTGATAATAGAATCAGTCGGAGCCAGTGGTTGACAAAAGGGTGGGCATGCGGGCTCGCGAGAAAGGATAGTGATTGgtctggatcttatactgggccttacaccaaggaagtgtggacgagaaagatcacccggttggcaacaaggataaggtctcttatgggtaaagtaacacacctctgtagagtgtattgAATTGTGGTTTGTCACTCCCTATTTAAGGAAGGAACTACGAacacggcaggaaaggaactccacgaagttctggtcaacctgtgaagactgacagacatagtttttcagaataaaatcaaccttttgaagaaatcattatgaaaacttgcattttccAACGACTTTTTGGTCTATGGATGTAGCTAGagaatgatacacctatttctatTACTCCatgcgatccatattacttgatgctaaaatggatgtatctacaactaaaatgtgtctagatacacctATATTAGCATcaattattatggatcggagggattaTTGAACTTcatgagtatgctcgtactcaccCGTTCCCTCTTGAACCCCTGCTTAGAATGGGAGGCATCAAAGGATCAGCTACAGTGATACTCGAAGACGGATGAGTCAACTACTACAAGGGAGCTGAACTCAGTCAATAAAGTCGATGAAGTCAACTCCTACATGTACCAtggtggaaacctagactaggagTAGAAGGGAACTAGATCCCTAATCCTAGCAGCTAAGTATCTAGAGTTCTATCATATTTCTTTAGCAAACCAAGTACCTCTAGAGCTAGAGTTAGCGATAAGTTAGTCTACAAGTTGTTCTTTTGGAgcattatttgcagttttacctcaatgTAATGTAGGAGGCCGTGTTGATCTTCTATAAATAGTTCGTGTGTACTTATATAGACattccttggactcgcatatggttatgttgtaccactccgagggatgtactctagtggaacggtgtttgatTGATGTTATGTCAACGAATTgcgtactacaacatgcagtgttgGATCAGCGCAACCTCCTTTTACCTAGGTCTCTCGCTAAAATCTTTGAATATTGGCTACTCTTTGAGTATGGGTTCGCTTATCTTGTCATATTGGTAGGGTTCATTACAAGCATATGCGTTGAAGAGTTGCTTTCATCAACCTCCAACACACGTTAATGGAGAGTTATCGTTGATGccaactctttttcaagtgggggagaTGATGAAGCCCGAGCTTCGGTCTTCGGCGCATCATGTGCGTCAATGCCaacacgtcacgcaaaggtgaatcttctcctttatgcgtgtctACAATTGCGCCTTTGGAAtgttatactacttcatactccatcCTATGTCTATGATAGGGATGCATCAACAAATACGGAGGGaagggaggatgccatggagatctGAGGACTGAAGCCCGAGGCAACAGATGCATGGAAGATAAGAACGAGAGAATCTACACCAGAGTCTTCGGCCTACAAGCACTAGAGTCTCTAGCCCCATCGACTCTACACCAGAGTCTACGGCCTAAGCAGATCTATCCTAGCGACCCCAAATGAATTATCCTCCGTACGGCGGTCCACAGTCTTCGCGTGCCTACCGGAGTCTTACACCAGAGTCTTCGGCCCATAAATATCAACACCGGAGTCTCCGGCCTACTTACAACAGAGTCTCTGGCCTAAGTGGGGCGTCTGCCACAAGCCAACTCAGACAAGGCCCGTTAACCcttttgtatgcctaaactagccTAGGTCATGGATCACTATATATAGGCCCCCTCTTCACCTAGAAACCCTAGGCATGATGATATgaagaacttggcttatgcctctacgaTCCCTATGTGAACTAGACAAACCACCTCCTCTCTTTACAAAAATCTATGAGTGATATCAAGACCCTCTTTGTGTGATTGGTCTTTCACTTGCATACCTTTAGTAGTGCGGAGTCTTTTCTGATTGGGACCTCTATTTTGCTACTACTCGCTTATGCTTGTGCTTCTACCGATTGTACACCAATCATTTAGATTTTATGTCATGTCTTTTTCTTGAATGATTCTACCGGGCCAGTACTTCGGTTCAGTTTGAGCAAAGCGGATTATATCGGGTTATTTATGTGTGTTCATCatgttcttttttctgtttttccgCGTGTTCATCCATCACCCTCTTCTTTTCCTTAGTCAATTCGTGAAATCGTGCCACCCTCGCAGGCATAGCCCACATCACTGCAAGCCATACATCTACTATATACGATATGAGGAGGTCGGCCTTCTCTCCCACCCCCGCTCTGGCCGGCGAGGCTGCCGAATGTGAGGGGGGAGTAGTTGGGTGGGTGAGACGACTCTAAAGAAGAAAATAGGAGAGAGAAACGAAAGAGGAGAATGAGAGCCCCCAGCTTTATTTACACTCAAGAATCAAGACACTTAAGAAGCTCACCATTTATTACCAACTAAGAGAGCTAAAGCAAATCCTATCTCATTCTCAACACGAGGACAAAACGAAATGATCCTAAACTCCTACACACGGCACGAACACATCAATCCAGGGCGTTAACCACGACTGGGCTCCTGACATAATGGACGCCATCAGACCAGACTAGCTTCCCGAAGACGTAGCCCCTCCCGAGTTTGTCCTTCTGTGACGTCACCGTCACCTTGAATTCCTTCTCCTCGCCGGTCTTCTGGAAGACCAACACCGTCGGGTCCACAGTCATGTTGATCCCAAACGGCGCACGCCAAGAAGCGCGGTACGTCCCAAACCGGCCGACGTTTTTGAGCCGCCGGTTGACCGTCATTGTGTGGCGCAGCTCCGGAACCACGATGGACGGGTAGTTAAGGTCCTCTATCGGCGGCGGCTTGGCTGGGCAGGCGAACTTGCCGGCGCTGAGCCGGCTCAGATCCTTGGTGGTGAAACCCAGGGAGCAGAGGAATGTGAAGTAGTCGTTAGGAGTGACGTCGTAAACGAGGCCAGGGTCGACGGCGCGGTTCGGATGCACGTTGCCAGCGCCGTAGGCGAACGCGGTGGCCTCCTTTCCGTCCTGCTCGCGCATCGGCGCGCCGGTGTTGTCCTGGGTGCGCGCGGTGGTCATGATCGCGGACCGCATCGCGGCAGGGCTCCATTCCGGACGCGCCGCCTTGAGGAGCCCGATGACGCCCGACACGTGCGGGCACGCCATGGACGTCCCTGACATGATAGCGTATTCCGACCGGCGCTTGTCGGCTGCCACCTCCGTCGGGCTGACATACTCGGTGAACGCGGCAAGTATGTCCACCCCAGGCGCGGCAATGTCCGGCTTGAGCACGTAGGGCAGCGTCCCGCTGGGCCCACGGGAGGAAAAGGCAGCCACGGACGGCGAGTTCTTGACTCCGAGCTCCGTCTTGGAAGGAGAGATGTTGGCCACCGGTTCCGACGATGACGCCATGTACTTGTAGAGCGATACGGCCTCACTGTACGTGATCATAGTTGCCGGGAGCACGTGCGGATCGGCTTCGACGTCGTTGCCGTCTATCTCGCCGTTGGCTAGGATCatcccggcgccgccagcgctcaGGACTGCCATTCCCTTCATCACCCGCGGAATATCCCCGCCTCGGACGCACACCACGATCTTGCCCTTCACCTTGCCTGGGTCAAGGCATCCCATCGCGCAGCTGGACGCGAGGTTGACTGTACAATTTGGGAGCGCGGCGCTGCTGGCGTTGATGACCGGGAAGAGCTTGTCGGAGTGCAGATCGGAGGACTCGAGGCTCATCCCCTTCATGTGCGCGCTGTTGCCGAGGGTGATCTGGTTGGGGAAGTCCCTGTCGACGGTGCTGGCGGCAACGGTGGTGACCCATGGCGCGGCGTTGACGACTGTGTCCTCGAATGGCCCGGAGTTCCCCGCCGAGCAGACCACTGAGGCGCCGTGGATAGTGGCGTGGAGGGAGCCGAGTGTGACGGGCTCGTGGAAGAAAGAGCTGGCGTCGGCAAGGGGTGCGTCCTGGCCGAAGGAGACGGAGATGACGTCGGCGCCGTCGTGGACGGCGGACTCGAACCCGGCCAGAACGTCTGCAGCAGCGCACTCACCGGACCAGCACACCTTGTAGGCGGCGACGCGGGCGCGGGGTGCCCCGCCCTTGGCGGTGCCGTTGGCGTACCCGAAGAGGCTGGCGCGGGGCACAAAGCGTCCGCCCGCCGTGGAGAGCGTGTGCGTGCCATGTCCCTCCGTGTCACGCGTCCAGTTGCCGTCCACCGCCGCCGGGTTCGACAGCAGCATGTCGCGGTTGAAGTACTTGGCGCCGATCAGCTTCCTGGATGCCATGACACAACAGATTGCGATATTAATGAGATTGAGTTTACTTACGGCGTTCGACTCCATGTTTTTATTACTAATTCAAACAATCAAAATCGGACGGGGCAATGAAATTCAAGCAGTTACGCAACTTGTTGCAAGGCACTCCATACTTGGCGCTGTCGGAGCAAGAACCCTTCCAGCGCCTGGGTACCTCCTCCATGCCCTCGTCGCTGAAGCTGTTGGACTCTGGCCACACACCTTCACACACGCAAACATATCATTACTCGAGGTGACTGAGATCGAGATCACGAAATGCCATTCTCCTTAAATTTAGTTACCACTGTCGAGGTTAGCGATGATGATGTTCTGGCCGAACTTTGCGTGCTTCCAGATGGAGTCCGGGAGGATCTGGCCGTCCCTTTCCATATCCATGAAGTCCCACGACCTCGTCGTGTGTAGTTTTAACATCTTGCTCTCCATCACCGTTACCACCTCTGGGTGCCCTGCTCCATCAATCAATTAAGGGAAAACATTTTGACAATGTTTACTTATTCCTTCTTTTCCCCTACATCAACATGGAAGGACTTCATAAAGAGATGTTAATTAATTGATCCTTACTTGCCATCTGCGTTGCTACTTCCTCGTCCAAATACGCCGCGAAGCCATTGATGTTCTTGGTGTAGGAGTAGAAAATCGCATCCCTTGCCATCTGCTTGCTGTTCCATTAAGTAATACCACATGTCAAAACACTTACTCTGATGGTACTGATTAGATCTGCAGGC
It includes:
- the LOC127300968 gene encoding subtilisin-like protease SBT5.3 — encoded protein: MSGHALFLTVAFLLCAAECRLVQAWKKSYVVYLGAHMYGRDASVEDHARATESHHELLGSVLGSKQMARDAIFYSYTKNINGFAAYLDEEVATQMARHPEVVTVMESKMLKLHTTRSWDFMDMERDGQILPDSIWKHAKFGQNIIIANLDSGVWPESNSFSDEGMEEVPRRWKGSCSDSAKYGVPCNKKLIGAKYFNRDMLLSNPAAVDGNWTRDTEGHGTHTLSTAGGRFVPRASLFGYANGTAKGGAPRARVAAYKVCWSGECAAADVLAGFESAVHDGADVISVSFGQDAPLADASSFFHEPVTLGSLHATIHGASVVCSAGNSGPFEDTVVNAAPWVTTVAASTVDRDFPNQITLGNSAHMKGMSLESSDLHSDKLFPVINASSAALPNCTVNLASSCAMGCLDPGKVKGKIVVCVRGGDIPRVMKGMAVLSAGGAGMILANGEIDGNDVEADPHVLPATMITYSEAVSLYKYMASSSEPVANISPSKTELGVKNSPSVAAFSSRGPSGTLPYVLKPDIAAPGVDILAAFTEYVSPTEVAADKRRSEYAIMSGTSMACPHVSGVIGLLKAARPEWSPAAMRSAIMTTARTQDNTGAPMREQDGKEATAFAYGAGNVHPNRAVDPGLVYDVTPNDYFTFLCSLGFTTKDLSRLSAGKFACPAKPPPIEDLNYPSIVVPELRHTMTVNRRLKNVGRFGTYRASWRAPFGINMTVDPTVLVFQKTGEEKEFKVTVTSQKDKLGRGYVFGKLVWSDGVHYVRSPVVVNALD